A genome region from Aquisalimonas asiatica includes the following:
- a CDS encoding mechanosensitive ion channel family protein — translation MLEAVADHGRDWVVIAAGSVFAVGVVLAGYRLGLAGLRRVLPADGAGRLFLDRSARALGAVAVLLALQLVAQGMPSDPAFVAVYKHGITLLLIVAITWAAVRCSAGVGDVIVKLNPPLAQAERTRQARKIETQTRFITRGLNILIVIVGFAAALMTFPPVQQLGTSLLASAGIGGIILGFAARPVLTNLLAGMQIALTQPFRIDDVLFVHGEWCWVEEVTSTYVVLRVWDLRRLVVPLQWFIENPFQNWTRHSTDLLGTVFLWVDYRMPVDALRTEFLRLLELAPEWDGATSTVQVTDSSSQALQVRFLMSASDSTRTWDLRCRIREGLVAYVQREHPDYLPRIRAELESPETPGDVSSELAWEQPHPR, via the coding sequence ATGTTGGAGGCCGTAGCCGATCACGGGCGTGACTGGGTGGTGATTGCCGCCGGGTCGGTGTTTGCCGTGGGAGTTGTCCTGGCGGGCTACCGGCTCGGTCTCGCCGGGCTGCGTCGCGTATTGCCCGCCGACGGGGCGGGGCGGCTGTTTCTTGACCGGTCCGCGCGCGCCCTGGGTGCGGTGGCCGTGTTGCTCGCCCTGCAACTCGTCGCCCAGGGTATGCCGTCGGATCCCGCCTTTGTCGCGGTGTACAAGCACGGCATCACACTGCTGCTGATCGTCGCCATCACCTGGGCGGCGGTGCGCTGTTCGGCCGGTGTGGGTGACGTGATCGTCAAGCTCAACCCACCTCTGGCCCAGGCCGAGCGCACCCGCCAGGCCCGCAAGATCGAGACGCAGACGCGGTTCATCACCCGGGGTCTCAACATCCTGATCGTCATCGTGGGGTTCGCGGCCGCCCTGATGACGTTTCCGCCGGTGCAGCAGCTGGGGACCAGCCTGCTGGCGTCCGCCGGCATTGGCGGCATCATCCTCGGGTTCGCCGCCCGCCCGGTGCTCACCAACCTGCTGGCCGGCATGCAGATCGCGCTGACCCAGCCCTTCCGCATTGATGACGTCCTGTTTGTGCACGGGGAGTGGTGCTGGGTGGAGGAAGTGACCAGTACCTACGTGGTGTTGCGCGTGTGGGACCTGCGCCGTCTGGTGGTGCCCCTGCAGTGGTTCATCGAGAATCCGTTCCAGAACTGGACGCGCCATTCCACGGATCTCCTCGGCACCGTGTTCCTGTGGGTGGACTACCGCATGCCGGTGGATGCCCTGCGAACGGAGTTTCTGCGCCTGCTGGAGCTGGCGCCGGAGTGGGATGGCGCCACCAGCACGGTGCAGGTCACCGATTCGTCCAGTCAGGCCCTGCAGGTGCGCTTTCTCATGAGTGCCAGCGACTCCACCCGGACGTGGGATCTGCGCTGCCGGATTCGCGAGGGGCTGGTGGCGTACGTGCAGCGTGAGCATCCGGACTACCTGCCGCGGATCCGGGCGGAGCTGGAGTCTCCTGAAACGCCCGGCGACGTCTCCTCCGAGCTTGCCTGGGAGCAGCCCCATCCCCGATGA
- a CDS encoding AAA family ATPase: MSDAEQRMSALNSGLAGTGYICGDDVTTAVYLAQALEKPVLVEGPPGVGKTELARAMASVTGRQLLRLQCYEGLDEGRALYEWKYGKQLLYTQVLRDRLGALLADTEDLDAAVERLDGLGGGFFSEPFLDARPLLQALRAEQGAVLLIDEVDKSDPEFEAFLLEFLADFQVTIPEFGTVEATTAPLVFLTSNASRELSDALKRRCLHLHIPYPDRALERRILEQRVPDLGERLRDEVVAFVHGLRELDLRKRPAISETLDWARTLVLLQAERLDADVVRRTLNVLLKFQDDVELATPRIREIQARHQ; the protein is encoded by the coding sequence ATGAGTGACGCAGAACAACGGATGAGCGCATTGAACAGCGGCCTGGCGGGGACCGGCTATATCTGCGGTGACGACGTCACCACGGCCGTCTACCTGGCCCAGGCGCTGGAGAAACCCGTGCTCGTGGAAGGACCGCCCGGTGTCGGCAAGACGGAACTGGCCCGCGCCATGGCCTCGGTCACCGGGCGCCAGCTCCTGCGGCTGCAGTGCTATGAAGGGCTCGACGAGGGGCGTGCGCTGTACGAGTGGAAGTACGGCAAGCAGCTGCTCTACACCCAGGTCCTGCGGGACCGCCTGGGCGCGCTGCTGGCCGACACCGAGGACCTGGACGCGGCGGTGGAGCGGCTCGACGGGCTCGGTGGTGGCTTCTTCTCGGAGCCGTTTCTGGATGCGCGGCCGCTGTTGCAGGCGCTGCGCGCGGAGCAGGGCGCGGTGCTGCTGATCGACGAGGTGGACAAGTCCGATCCGGAGTTCGAGGCGTTTCTGCTGGAGTTCCTGGCGGATTTCCAGGTGACCATTCCCGAGTTCGGCACCGTCGAGGCGACCACGGCGCCGCTGGTCTTTCTCACCAGCAACGCCAGCCGGGAGCTCTCCGATGCCCTCAAGCGGCGCTGTCTCCATCTCCACATCCCGTATCCGGACCGAGCCCTGGAGCGGCGCATCCTCGAGCAGCGCGTGCCGGATCTGGGCGAGCGGCTGCGCGACGAGGTGGTGGCGTTCGTGCACGGCCTGCGCGAACTGGATCTGCGCAAGCGCCCGGCCATCTCGGAGACGCTGGACTGGGCGCGCACGCTGGTGCTGCTGCAGGCGGAGCGGCTGGATGCCGACGTGGTCCGGCGCACCCTGAACGTGCTGCTCAAGTTCCAGGATGACGTGGAGCTGGCCACGCCGCGCATCCGGGAGATCCAGGCGCGACACCAGTAG
- a CDS encoding VWA domain-containing protein, with the protein MDHLLTEFVHLLRGARIDVGPAQTADAARALAVVGVTDRERVRRALAATLVTSQDQRATFDACFDRYFQVAGVPATGEGHEADADAASASPAAMPGSGGGLARELENGDTAALETRLAEAMAEADVASARHWTQTGVMTQRVRQALELQAVDETIRARRAAGEPADRLAAARAALDRRIRARVDQRVRMQAEAQAWTFRDRVLRQTPLSALDRRDQARMRELVQRLARRLAARHGRRRRRRDRGTLDARATLRASLRWGGVPFRPQWKSRRRDRARVVVLCDVSQSVRGQAAVLLPFMHALQDVLPEVHSFVFASEPVDVTALFQRHHPAQAMDEALAQYGNGSTDYGGTLARFDAVTDRLIQRQTTVVILGDGRNNYGDPGLPALERIAGRARELIWLNPEPERSWGTGDSEMPAYARRCSEALRCRTLRDLEWAVMELLRRTA; encoded by the coding sequence ATGGACCACCTGCTCACCGAGTTCGTCCACCTCCTGCGCGGTGCCCGCATCGATGTCGGCCCGGCGCAGACGGCGGATGCCGCCCGGGCCCTCGCGGTGGTGGGTGTCACCGACCGGGAGCGGGTGCGCCGTGCCCTGGCCGCCACCCTGGTGACGAGCCAGGACCAGCGGGCCACCTTCGATGCCTGCTTCGATCGTTACTTCCAGGTGGCCGGGGTGCCGGCGACAGGGGAGGGGCACGAGGCCGACGCCGATGCGGCCAGCGCGTCGCCGGCGGCCATGCCCGGCAGTGGCGGCGGCCTGGCGCGGGAGCTGGAAAACGGTGACACGGCGGCCCTGGAGACGAGGCTGGCCGAAGCCATGGCCGAGGCGGATGTTGCGTCCGCACGGCACTGGACCCAGACCGGCGTGATGACCCAGCGGGTGCGTCAGGCACTGGAGCTGCAGGCGGTGGACGAGACCATCCGCGCACGGCGCGCTGCCGGTGAGCCGGCGGATCGGCTTGCCGCGGCGCGCGCGGCGCTGGATCGACGCATTCGTGCACGGGTGGATCAGCGTGTGCGCATGCAGGCGGAGGCCCAGGCCTGGACGTTCCGTGACCGTGTGCTGCGGCAGACACCCCTTTCGGCGCTGGATCGGCGTGACCAGGCACGCATGCGCGAGCTGGTGCAGCGGCTCGCCCGGCGGCTTGCTGCCCGTCACGGTCGGCGCAGACGACGCCGGGACCGCGGTACCCTGGACGCCCGGGCGACACTGCGCGCCAGCCTGCGCTGGGGCGGGGTGCCGTTTCGGCCGCAGTGGAAATCGCGCCGCCGCGACCGCGCCCGGGTAGTGGTGTTGTGCGACGTGAGCCAGTCGGTGCGTGGTCAGGCGGCCGTGTTGCTGCCGTTCATGCACGCCCTGCAGGACGTGCTGCCGGAGGTGCATTCATTCGTGTTCGCCAGTGAGCCGGTGGATGTGACCGCGTTGTTCCAGCGGCACCACCCGGCTCAGGCCATGGACGAGGCCCTGGCGCAGTATGGCAATGGCTCCACGGACTACGGCGGTACGCTGGCCCGCTTCGACGCCGTGACCGACCGGCTCATCCAGCGGCAGACCACCGTGGTGATACTCGGCGACGGGCGCAACAACTACGGGGACCCCGGGCTGCCGGCGCTGGAGCGCATTGCCGGGCGCGCCAGAGAGCTGATCTGGCTCAACCCGGAGCCGGAGCGGAGCTGGGGCACCGGTGATTCCGAGATGCCCGCCTACGCCCGGCGGTGCAGTGAGGCCCTGCGCTGCCGCACCCTGCGGGATCTGGAATGGGCCGTCATGGAGCTCCTGCGCCGCACCGCCTGA
- a CDS encoding M48 family metallopeptidase, with product MSSNGFFNFAEAQASARRRTMVLVALFLLLTLLIAVAVGALGGLLLGGAEEEWAQQQQAAGPEAGDRSLLERFDPAAAMAVGLGVMGIILITAAVRGALLGGDGARVAQSMGGTEVTRDTTNPAKRQLYNVVEEMAIAANLPMPRVFVIKHEQGINAFAAGNSPETAAIGMTHGALATLNRQELKGVVAHEFAHIANGDMRLNLRVMAMIFGLVALSVAGRMAMRSVFIGGGRRDQRVVMAAMAIGAALLVLGALGVLAGRMLQAAISRRREYLADATAVEFTREPEGLANALKKIGALQEAEHLNNAHGEEVRHMLFAEAVSRRSPGLMATHPPLVERIRALDPAFNPDDDPVWRKPQKEMMRERRRELHGDAA from the coding sequence TTGAGCAGCAACGGCTTCTTCAATTTCGCCGAGGCGCAGGCCAGCGCCCGCCGGCGCACGATGGTGCTGGTGGCACTGTTCCTGCTGCTGACATTGCTCATTGCCGTCGCCGTGGGCGCCCTGGGTGGCCTCCTCCTGGGTGGTGCCGAGGAGGAGTGGGCACAGCAACAGCAGGCCGCCGGGCCGGAAGCCGGCGACCGGTCGCTGCTCGAGCGCTTCGACCCCGCGGCGGCCATGGCGGTGGGTCTCGGCGTCATGGGCATCATCCTGATCACCGCGGCGGTACGGGGTGCCCTGCTGGGCGGAGACGGCGCGCGCGTCGCCCAGTCCATGGGGGGCACGGAAGTCACCCGGGACACCACCAACCCCGCCAAGCGTCAGCTCTACAATGTGGTGGAGGAAATGGCCATTGCCGCCAACCTGCCCATGCCGCGGGTGTTCGTCATCAAGCACGAACAGGGCATCAACGCCTTCGCTGCCGGCAACTCGCCGGAGACCGCCGCCATCGGCATGACCCACGGTGCCCTTGCCACGCTCAACCGGCAGGAACTGAAAGGGGTCGTGGCCCACGAGTTCGCCCACATCGCCAACGGCGACATGCGGCTCAATCTGCGGGTCATGGCCATGATCTTCGGCCTGGTGGCCCTGTCGGTGGCCGGGCGTATGGCCATGCGCAGCGTCTTCATCGGTGGCGGCCGCCGCGATCAGCGCGTGGTCATGGCCGCCATGGCCATCGGCGCCGCCCTGCTCGTCCTCGGCGCCCTGGGGGTGCTGGCCGGCCGCATGCTCCAGGCCGCCATCTCCCGGCGCCGGGAGTACCTCGCCGACGCCACCGCCGTGGAGTTCACCCGTGAGCCGGAGGGGCTGGCCAATGCCCTGAAGAAGATCGGCGCACTGCAGGAAGCCGAGCACCTGAACAACGCCCATGGCGAGGAAGTCCGGCACATGCTGTTCGCCGAGGCGGTGTCACGCCGCTCGCCGGGGCTGATGGCCACCCATCCGCCGCTGGTGGAGCGTATCCGCGCCCTGGATCCGGCCTTCAACCCGGACGATGACCCGGTGTGGCGCAAACCGCAGAAGGAGATGATGCGGGAGCGGCGCCGGGAGCTGCACGGCGACGCCGCCTGA
- a CDS encoding LemA family protein, whose amino-acid sequence MEIVITLLIVLAVLIVPGVLLYNRLVRKRNAFKNAFAQIDVQLKRRHDLIPNLVETVQGYMTHERETLTAVIEARNNAEQVRQQTSGAAGDPASMEQLGKAEGSLGGVLGRLFALSEAYPDLKANENFRSLQEELTSTENRVAYARQAYNDAAMRYNNAVETVPSNIIAGMFNFARAGMLEFEDREAMQEPPKVQFS is encoded by the coding sequence ATGGAAATCGTCATCACTCTCCTGATCGTGCTCGCCGTTCTGATCGTTCCCGGCGTTCTGCTCTACAACCGCCTGGTCCGCAAACGGAACGCCTTCAAGAACGCCTTCGCCCAGATCGACGTGCAGCTCAAGCGCCGCCACGACCTGATCCCCAACCTGGTGGAAACGGTCCAGGGCTACATGACCCATGAGCGGGAAACCCTCACGGCAGTGATCGAAGCGCGCAACAATGCGGAACAGGTGCGCCAGCAGACCTCCGGCGCGGCCGGTGACCCGGCCTCCATGGAACAGCTCGGCAAGGCCGAAGGCTCGCTCGGCGGCGTCCTCGGGCGGCTGTTTGCCCTCTCCGAGGCCTACCCCGACCTCAAGGCCAACGAGAACTTCCGCAGCCTGCAGGAGGAGCTGACCTCCACGGAGAACCGCGTGGCCTACGCCCGGCAGGCCTACAACGACGCAGCCATGCGCTACAACAACGCCGTGGAGACCGTGCCGTCGAACATCATCGCCGGCATGTTCAACTTCGCCCGCGCCGGCATGCTGGAGTTCGAGGACCGTGAGGCCATGCAGGAACCGCCGAAGGTGCAATTCTCTTGA
- the dacB gene encoding D-alanyl-D-alanine carboxypeptidase/D-alanyl-D-alanine endopeptidase: MKRLRWVAAIWRRLVPGLLAALLGSAQAVQAADTLPGPVRAVMDAHELPDEAVSVWVQGVNQDAPRLAFNTDLPQNPASVMKLYTTYAALEALGPAYTWTTEVHADGPVHDGVLEGDLWIRGSGDPYLVARDLWRLLGEVRGRGIQRITGDLVLDTSAFAHSETDPGAFDERPFRAYNQQPHPLLINFNVLDFELEPSLDGRDIHVSTYPPMANLPVESRLSASAGPCFGGAHSRVAYDIAQEPNGQAVILEGSYPVSCGRQRLTRSAMTPEDYVYGLFRALWKQWDGTFEGGLRSGEWGRGDTTPVAVRESRPLVDVVRLVNKYSNNVMARHLALTLAVEHEAFPATDSGSHEAVSYALARAGVDTTRMIMDNAAGLSRNNRVTARQVAALLQQARTSLVMPEFKSSLAVAGRDGTLRNRFNDSPLTGRARMKTGSIDHVSAIAGYMRSARDEDLLVVVLVNAEDAHRGAGRAVQDAVLQWAFHSAAP; this comes from the coding sequence ATGAAACGATTGCGCTGGGTTGCAGCCATCTGGCGCCGCTTGGTTCCCGGTCTCCTCGCAGCCCTGCTGGGGAGCGCGCAGGCCGTGCAGGCCGCTGACACCCTGCCCGGTCCGGTGCGTGCTGTCATGGACGCCCATGAGCTGCCTGATGAAGCCGTCAGCGTCTGGGTTCAGGGGGTGAACCAGGACGCCCCGCGCCTGGCGTTCAACACCGACCTGCCCCAGAACCCCGCCTCGGTGATGAAGCTCTATACCACCTACGCCGCGCTGGAGGCACTCGGCCCCGCGTATACGTGGACGACGGAAGTCCACGCCGACGGCCCGGTACACGACGGCGTGCTCGAGGGCGACCTGTGGATTCGCGGCTCCGGCGATCCCTACCTGGTGGCGCGGGACCTCTGGCGCCTGCTCGGTGAAGTGCGGGGCCGGGGGATCCAGCGGATTACAGGCGACCTGGTGCTGGACACGTCGGCATTCGCCCATTCGGAAACCGACCCGGGCGCCTTCGACGAGCGGCCGTTCCGGGCGTACAACCAACAGCCCCATCCCCTGCTGATCAATTTCAACGTGCTGGATTTCGAGCTGGAACCCAGCCTCGACGGCCGCGACATTCACGTCAGCACCTATCCGCCCATGGCCAATCTGCCGGTGGAGAGCCGGCTCTCCGCCTCCGCGGGCCCCTGTTTCGGCGGGGCCCACAGCCGGGTCGCCTACGACATCGCCCAGGAACCGAATGGCCAGGCGGTGATCCTGGAGGGCAGCTACCCGGTCTCCTGCGGCAGGCAGCGCCTGACACGCTCGGCGATGACACCCGAGGACTACGTCTACGGGCTGTTCCGGGCGCTCTGGAAACAGTGGGACGGCACGTTCGAGGGGGGGCTGCGCAGCGGCGAATGGGGCCGGGGGGACACCACGCCGGTGGCCGTCCGTGAGTCACGCCCGCTCGTGGACGTGGTTCGGCTGGTCAACAAGTACAGCAACAACGTCATGGCCCGGCATCTGGCCCTCACCCTGGCGGTTGAGCACGAGGCATTTCCGGCCACGGACAGCGGCAGTCACGAGGCGGTGTCGTACGCCCTGGCGCGCGCCGGCGTCGACACAACCCGCATGATCATGGACAACGCCGCCGGCCTGTCACGCAACAACCGGGTCACGGCCCGGCAGGTGGCCGCCCTGCTGCAGCAGGCGCGCACCAGCCTGGTCATGCCCGAGTTCAAGAGCTCGCTGGCGGTCGCAGGCAGGGACGGCACGCTACGCAACCGTTTCAATGACTCCCCGCTGACCGGGCGGGCGCGCATGAAAACCGGCAGCATCGATCACGTCTCCGCGATTGCCGGCTACATGCGCTCGGCCCGGGACGAAGACCTGCTCGTGGTGGTGCTGGTCAACGCCGAGGACGCCCACCGGGGCGCCGGCCGCGCCGTGCAGGACGCCGTGCTGCAATGGGCTTTCCACAGCGCCGCCCCATGA
- a CDS encoding GGDEF domain-containing protein, producing the protein MDADIREALQYCPNLPSMSDVAMGIVELGRETEVNTSGLAALLSRDPAVASRMLRVSNSPLYAQRRRSRNLQQAVSVIGLNGALTLALTFSLADSLRQAPGSARTIDYVWRRALVSAAASRELGAMLGRRDLEELFLAGLLQDIGILALEAALPERYGKLLVVPPAHDHLLELEAETLGCDHGEAGAWLMRYWCLPEYLPLAAQGSHDPLGMDVADSERFQLHCVAVAGRVADLFLGVDHGADAAMLADRASRWLALERGEVEALLDRLPSGFPELERLFETRIISHRRAAGVVDQAREVLAMRSLQLLDHAGEQHRRSAELERNTRLWRETASRDPLTGIHNRRYLDERLETEFARAREHGWPLVIGFLDLDYFKVVNDRYGHPVGDSVLMHIAGLLTRHLRDGDCVARYGGEEFVVMLPGADREAAEAVFERLRTALAEEVYTGEDGRTFHVTASIGVVAYSGDDSVLSTAALVRAADRALYRAKEHGRNQITFGELDD; encoded by the coding sequence ATGGACGCTGACATCAGGGAAGCGCTTCAGTATTGCCCGAATTTACCAAGCATGTCCGATGTCGCCATGGGCATCGTCGAGCTGGGGCGCGAAACGGAAGTCAATACCAGCGGTCTCGCTGCCTTGCTGTCCCGCGATCCGGCGGTCGCGAGCCGGATGCTGCGTGTCAGCAACTCGCCGCTGTATGCGCAGCGTCGCCGTTCCCGCAACCTGCAGCAGGCCGTCTCGGTCATCGGCCTGAACGGCGCCCTGACGCTGGCACTGACGTTTTCCCTGGCCGACTCCCTGCGCCAGGCCCCGGGCAGTGCCCGCACCATCGATTATGTCTGGCGTCGGGCGCTTGTGTCCGCCGCGGCGTCACGGGAACTGGGGGCGATGCTTGGGCGGCGTGACCTGGAGGAACTGTTCCTCGCCGGCCTGCTGCAGGATATCGGCATTCTGGCGCTGGAGGCGGCATTGCCGGAGCGCTACGGGAAACTGCTCGTGGTTCCGCCAGCACATGATCACCTGCTGGAGCTGGAGGCGGAGACCCTTGGCTGTGATCACGGCGAGGCCGGTGCCTGGCTGATGCGGTACTGGTGTCTGCCGGAGTATCTGCCGCTGGCGGCCCAGGGCAGCCACGACCCGCTCGGCATGGATGTGGCCGACAGCGAGCGGTTTCAGCTCCATTGCGTGGCGGTGGCCGGGCGGGTTGCCGATCTTTTCCTGGGGGTTGATCACGGTGCCGATGCGGCCATGCTGGCCGACCGGGCCAGCCGCTGGCTGGCGCTCGAGCGCGGCGAGGTGGAAGCGCTGCTGGACCGGCTGCCGTCCGGGTTCCCCGAACTGGAGCGCCTGTTCGAGACACGGATCATTTCGCACCGCCGTGCGGCGGGTGTGGTGGATCAGGCGCGCGAGGTGCTGGCGATGCGCAGCCTGCAGCTGCTCGATCACGCCGGAGAGCAGCACCGGCGCTCCGCGGAACTGGAACGCAACACACGCCTGTGGCGCGAGACGGCGAGCCGCGATCCGCTCACCGGCATTCACAACCGGCGCTATCTGGACGAGCGGCTCGAAACGGAGTTCGCCCGCGCGCGGGAGCATGGCTGGCCGCTGGTGATCGGGTTCCTCGACCTGGATTACTTCAAGGTGGTCAATGACCGCTACGGGCATCCGGTCGGGGATTCGGTGCTCATGCATATCGCGGGGCTGCTCACCCGGCACCTGCGGGACGGCGACTGCGTGGCCCGCTACGGCGGGGAAGAGTTCGTGGTGATGCTGCCCGGGGCGGACAGGGAGGCTGCGGAGGCTGTATTCGAGCGGCTGCGTACGGCCCTCGCGGAGGAGGTGTATACCGGCGAGGACGGGCGGACGTTCCATGTGACCGCGTCCATCGGCGTGGTCGCCTACAGCGGCGACGACAGCGTGTTGTCCACGGCTGCCCTGGTGCGTGCGGCGGACCGTGCGCTCTACAGGGCGAAGGAGCACGGCCGCAACCAGATCACTTTCGGCGAACTGGACGACTGA
- a CDS encoding mechanosensitive ion channel family protein, which produces MSHPVMRWIRQGGLLLLALLAVSATAHGQSDPAEILEERDGGDLVDEDEREAFVQSLEQVISTLEDAERRGALIEDLKELQGAADETTEPDAVDTDAGLFGAISHTLDEVSGRTDEHTPLETWQQHLDAARDDVAELAADLDPETLFAIAADAGTLLAIWLAVLLLTMAAGRRITRLRGWPLELPNNPRGWMLAIYFLRHALPWAFGALVLLAAVELIAISAGHVIALLIAYVSLCGRAFALICELVIALFNRGHRRPAVAVIRRRGLPRLFLVGALAALANAMAIDRFDGAIGEDLAQLLTLGGNGLAAVITGFIILQLRRPVQHLIYNRPYPQRRESGSTNDILRLVSRLWHVPALLLILLSLIPVALASGDPEVALSRGLVMASLLVITIVVSRLISHHKERRQRRYRRITQYRERLETFGYALAQLVTWTVLAELSLWVWGGSLFGLGQEGIGAQMGQALLAVGLTALLAWLTWILTDTAIQRALTSTTTARGRRVNVARVQTITPMIRNVVFTAIVIIAGIVGLANLGVNVTPLLAGAGIIGIAIGFGAQTLVQDLITGLFILIEDSLAIDDFVDLGGQMGTVEGLSLRTVRLRDIDGILHIVPFSEIKAIHNMSRQFGVALIRINVPASMGVDDTMALIREVDEDMRENSPLKQYVRAPLEFQGVERFEDGVAVLRTRIHTKPEMQWNVSWDFNLRLKQRFEQEGIDLARGRVSVFMENGADSSRPETEPTPEEEQKDQPHTTARGAEDDPDTGDTPSDGDPAPDQA; this is translated from the coding sequence ATGAGCCATCCGGTGATGCGATGGATCCGGCAGGGCGGGCTGTTGCTCCTGGCCCTGCTCGCTGTATCGGCCACGGCCCACGGGCAGTCGGACCCCGCCGAGATTCTCGAGGAACGCGACGGCGGTGATCTCGTCGACGAGGATGAGCGCGAGGCCTTCGTCCAGTCCCTGGAGCAGGTGATCTCCACACTCGAGGACGCAGAGCGACGCGGGGCACTGATCGAGGACCTGAAGGAACTGCAGGGCGCCGCGGACGAGACCACGGAACCGGATGCGGTGGATACCGACGCGGGATTGTTTGGCGCCATCAGCCACACCCTCGACGAGGTGAGCGGCCGCACCGACGAACACACCCCCCTGGAGACCTGGCAGCAGCACCTGGACGCTGCCCGCGACGACGTGGCCGAGCTGGCCGCCGACCTGGACCCGGAGACGCTATTCGCCATTGCCGCGGACGCGGGCACGTTGCTGGCTATCTGGCTCGCGGTCCTGCTGCTGACCATGGCGGCAGGCCGTCGCATCACCCGGCTCCGGGGCTGGCCGCTGGAGCTGCCGAACAATCCGCGCGGCTGGATGCTGGCCATCTACTTTCTCCGCCACGCCCTGCCGTGGGCCTTCGGCGCGCTCGTCCTGCTTGCTGCCGTCGAGCTCATCGCCATTTCCGCGGGTCACGTGATCGCACTGCTGATTGCCTATGTCAGCCTGTGCGGCCGCGCCTTCGCGCTGATCTGTGAGCTGGTGATTGCACTGTTCAACCGCGGCCATCGCCGCCCGGCGGTTGCGGTGATCCGCAGGCGCGGCCTGCCGCGACTGTTCCTGGTGGGCGCCCTCGCCGCGCTGGCCAACGCCATGGCGATCGATCGTTTCGACGGGGCCATCGGCGAGGATCTGGCCCAGCTGCTCACGCTCGGAGGCAACGGCCTCGCCGCAGTGATCACGGGGTTCATCATCCTGCAGCTGCGGCGTCCGGTGCAGCATCTCATCTATAACCGGCCCTACCCTCAACGGCGCGAATCCGGCTCCACCAACGACATCCTGCGCCTGGTCAGCAGATTGTGGCACGTCCCCGCACTGCTGCTGATCCTGCTGTCCCTGATTCCCGTGGCGCTCGCCTCGGGGGACCCCGAGGTGGCACTGTCCCGCGGGTTGGTCATGGCAAGCCTGCTGGTCATTACCATCGTGGTGTCGCGCCTGATCAGCCACCACAAGGAACGCCGGCAACGCCGCTACCGCCGAATCACCCAGTACCGCGAACGGCTTGAGACCTTCGGCTACGCCCTGGCTCAGCTGGTGACGTGGACCGTGCTCGCGGAGCTCTCGCTATGGGTCTGGGGCGGATCCCTGTTCGGGCTTGGCCAGGAGGGTATCGGCGCGCAGATGGGTCAGGCCCTGCTTGCCGTAGGCCTGACGGCGCTGCTGGCGTGGCTCACCTGGATTCTCACCGACACCGCCATCCAGCGGGCACTGACGTCGACCACGACCGCACGGGGCCGCCGGGTGAACGTCGCGCGGGTACAGACCATCACCCCCATGATCCGCAACGTGGTCTTCACCGCCATCGTCATCATCGCCGGCATCGTCGGGCTGGCGAACCTGGGCGTGAATGTCACCCCGCTGCTGGCCGGCGCCGGTATCATCGGCATCGCCATCGGCTTCGGCGCGCAGACACTGGTGCAGGACCTCATCACCGGCCTGTTCATCCTGATCGAGGACTCCCTGGCCATCGACGATTTCGTCGACCTCGGCGGCCAGATGGGGACGGTGGAAGGGCTGAGCCTGCGCACGGTGCGCCTGCGGGATATCGACGGCATTCTGCATATCGTGCCGTTCAGCGAGATCAAGGCGATCCACAACATGTCGCGTCAGTTCGGGGTGGCCCTGATCCGCATCAACGTCCCGGCCTCCATGGGCGTGGACGACACCATGGCGCTGATCCGGGAAGTGGACGAGGACATGCGCGAGAACTCCCCGCTGAAACAGTACGTGCGGGCACCGCTGGAGTTCCAGGGTGTGGAGCGTTTCGAGGATGGCGTCGCGGTCCTGCGAACGCGTATCCATACCAAGCCGGAGATGCAGTGGAACGTCTCCTGGGACTTCAACCTGCGGCTGAAGCAGCGCTTCGAGCAGGAGGGCATCGACCTGGCCCGGGGCCGCGTCAGCGTCTTCATGGAAAACGGCGCCGACAGCTCGCGGCCGGAGACCGAGCCAACGCCGGAAGAGGAACAGAAGGACCAGCCGCACACCACCGCACGCGGCGCCGAGGACGATCCGGACACCGGCGACACGCCCTCTGACGGCGACCCGGCGCCCGATCAGGCATGA